attgTATTATTTGTAAATGACAGTATCCATTTGGGTGTTAAGGTGACTCTCGGTTAGAACCATTGAATAGTGCGAACTCTGAAATGATTTAGGATCTGTGCCCATGAAAACTGTTTTCCCAGCGTAATATAAGGAGACACTAAATGTTACATAGGTAGAGTGCATTTTAGAGATCTGAAAACAAAAAGCTGTAcgaacaggacaataacctaaaccacaaggccacatctacactggaggagcttaccaagatgacattgaatgttcccgagtggcctagttacagtttggacttaaatcgtcttgaaagtctatggcaagacttgaaaatggctttctaggtatgatcaacaaccaacttgacagaacatgaaggattttgaaaagaataataaaTATTCACATGAAGATCAGTCTCCTATTGGATGACATCACGACTTCccatcatgccaactccttgaagGCCTTACTATGACATCACTCACTCCTTCTAGTTTGCAGTTGTCTAAAAAATAACACTATTTTGCTCAAAAATTTATTTGTTTCCCTTTAGTGTGTTTGTACTTTCCTGTATTTATATATCACTTTTCAACAGCAACGTTTTTAAAAAGTCACTGGAGGACGTCATGAACAATTCTGACAGTACAAAAACATATTCAAGTGTAGAATGCCCTTTTAAAAATAACACATTAGTTCAACAACAGCAGAGTTTGTGTCCCTGTTAAGATGGTACTCCCTGGTGTTTATCAGATCAATGTCCCTGTTTTATAAGATTGTACTCACTGGTGTTAATCAGTTCTCCAGTCTtctcttcttcatcctcctctaatgtgacagtaatctcccccTCCTCATCCTTCATTCCTAAaacgtcttcctcttctttcacttcATCCTCCACTCCAAAAACCGAATATTCCACTTCTTTCAcagtaacatcctcctcctctttcactctgaaggcgtctttctcttcttctttcactgtaacagcctcaccctcta
This genomic window from Oncorhynchus nerka isolate Pitt River linkage group LG2, Oner_Uvic_2.0, whole genome shotgun sequence contains:
- the LOC115123361 gene encoding cilia- and flagella-associated protein 251-like encodes the protein MKEEEEEEAVTIQKQLEGEAVTVKEEEKDAFRVKEEEDVTVKEVEYSVFGVEDEVKEEEDVLGMKDEEGEITVTLEEDEEEKTGELINTNTL